In Bosea sp. PAMC 26642, the DNA window CGCTTGATGACATAGCGGTCATGCAGCGGCTTCAGCGCAACGACGAGCTGGGCGGTCGAGCAGTTCGGATTGGCGATGATGTTCATCTTGGTGAAGCCCGCGACAGCCGCCGCGTTCACCTCGGGCACGATCAGCGGCACGTCGGGGTGCATCCGCCAGGCCGAGGAGTTGTCTATCACGACGCAGCCCTGCGCGCCGATCTTCGGCGACCATTCCTTCGAGACCTCCCCGCCCGCCGACATCAGGCAGATATCGGTGTCGGAGAAATCGTAATGCTCGAGCGCCTTTACCTTCAGCGTCCTGTCGCCGAAGGAGACCTCCGTTCCGATCGAGCGGGAGGAGGCGAGCGGCACCACCTCGCTGGCCGGAAAGGCCCGCTCGGCCAGGATGTCGAGCATTTCGTGGCCCACATTGCCCGTGGCGCCGACAACTGCGACCTTGAAGCTCATCGTGATGATCCTTTTGGATGGTAGCGAATGATCTCCCCGGGGGCGCCGGCCCGCCCTTCGAAGGGAGCGGTTCGGCTCTAGCCCCCGCCGGGGGGAGACAACCCGGAGACGAGGCGACGCGTCAGCGCGGCGTACCGGACAGGCCGGTCGCCGTTTTGGTCGTGCGTTTCGTCGTCCAACGGAGAGTCACAGAGCCAATTCCGGGAGATCTGGAGCATTCGCGCGCCGCCGGACGGTCGATCCGTCAGGCCAGCCCCCTTCGAAAACACCCGCCGTCGCGAAAAGTCAATCTCCGGCATCGTTTCCGACGATCGGCCGGCCGCGATTAACCCTGCTTCCTTACCGGCCGTTCACGCTGTTCCGAGCTTGCCCGTCCGCGGTAACCCGGCGGCGACCCGGCCCTCTTCAAATGGTCCCCGGGTGAGGTCGGCCGCGTGCGGGGATGCGCACGGTCGCTGGGGATGGGTGCGGCCGTGGGTCATTTTGCGTCTTATCGCGTCGAACGCCTGTGGCGACGGCTGTTGCCGCAGGTTCCGCTGCCACGCCTGGCTGGCGGCGGGCAGCCTTTTTCAGGCGGGCGCATTAGGCAGCGCCTCGGCGCCTTCGACGGAGCCGCCGCGCTCATCCGGCTCGCCGATCATATCGAGACCGGCCTTTCCGCCGGCCTGCGCTGGCTCGCCCGCACCTGCGGCCGGCATGGTCTGGGCTTGACGGCCGGACTGGCCTGGCGCGGTCTTGCTGCGCTGGCCGGCATCGGCATGGCAGCAGCACTGGTCACTGGTCTCTCGGCCGACGGCGACGACACGCGCCGGACAAGCCTGCCCACGGAGACCGGAGCGCAGGGCGCGCAAGATTTGCGCCGTGTCCGCGATGTGCGTCAGGAGCCTCGCGCCATCGCCTTCGGCAGCGAAGGGTGGGTCAGGATCGCCAAGCCGATCGCGCAGTTCGGACTGGAATCGCCCGAACTCGACCGTCAGCCTCCGACGTATGAGGCCCGACGCAGCGCCGATGGCGCGAGCCGCGAGGATACCCTCACCTTCGGCGGCTTCACAGAGTCCAGGCCTCATCTGCTGATGCGCCTGCTGACGGGCGGAAGTGATAGCGAACTCTCGCAACCGTTCATCATCGGGCTGGTGCGCCAGGCGGCGTTGCGCGGCATGTCCGTCCAGCGCAGCGGCGCGCCGACGACGATCGAGACCAAGTTCGGGCCGGTCGAGACGGCGGATGCGACCCTGAACGACGGCGAGACCAGCCGCGCCTGCATCGGCTTCCGGCATGGCGGTGCGGCGTCGGAACTGGGGCTGAGCGGCTGGTGGTGCGGCACGGTCCAGCGCCCGGCCGACAGGCAGCAGCTGATCTGTCTGGTCGAACGTCTCGACCTGCTGAGCGCGGGCGACGACCGCTCGCTGCGCGCGACCTTCGCCCGCACCGAACTCAACCGCCAGTCGGCCTGCCTGCCGCCGCGCCTTTCCAATACCGGCCGCAAGACCTCCTGGCTCGATGCCGACGGCCGCGCCCCGCCGCTCAAGACGGCCGCGCGGCGCTAGGAGCCGTGGAACTGACTGAAGCCACAAGATTGTCGCGGCGATCGTGACGATAGCGAGACAGAGTCGCCGAGTGATCGAGATGGCGTGACCGAGACCGTAGCCGAGAAAGTCACGGCAACGTCGTGCACGGGCACAAGTTCGAACTCCCGGATGACCGTGCTCAGGAAGCGGGTCAACAGATACTCGGCCTGATGGCGCCCGATGCAGTGTCGCGCTCCCGCGCCGAACGGCATGGCGCAAACAACATCAAACCTAGCCAAAAGCAGGATCGATCAAAGGCGTCTTCATAGACGGCCTCGCTTAGCCCGATTGCGCTATTCTGCGGTCTTACAGATATGTTTGCAGTGACAAGACAAATTGGGACGGGCGTCCGCTATCCCTTGAGCCCAGCGCCCGCCAATACTGCCGCGGAACCTCTGTATTCCTGCGCGCGTCCCTCAAACGTGGCGGCAGCGGCGGTTCTGCCTGCCTGAAGCGCGTCAAGCGCCATCTTTTCCATGAGAACCGCCCGCTCCCCGATGACCCGCAGGGCAATTCGCAAGGCCTCGTCGACGGAGCCCTCCTGCTCGTGAGCCAAGGCCTCGGCGGTGTAGCCATGCCCCACTTGGCAGCGGAAGCGTAGCGGAGAGCGTCTGATCTGCGACAATGTCCCTCCGCATCCGGGACAATTCAACGGGACCGGATCAGCTATTTCGGCGATGATGGGGGTATCGGACGGCCGTCCCATCGCGATCGCCACTTCAAGCGCGACGTTTGCGGGCGGAGCCAGCTCCGGTCCGGCCTCCTCTTGGACGAGGCGGATCAGGAGGGCGGCCAGATCACCGGCGGAGGCGCGATAATCCACGTCGCTTGCCAGTAACGCAGTTCGCGGCATCTCGCCTTCCACGGCATCGAGGGGACTCTGAACGACCGTCACACCCCCGCAACGCTTGAGATCCGCTAACCCGGAGGCGCCGTCATTCAGCATGCCCGAGAGCAGGACGCCGATCGCCCTGGGGCCAGCGCTGATCCCGGCCGACCGAAACAGGGGGTCGATCGCCGGCCGCGCCATATTCTCGCGCGGTCCGCTGCCCAATCGGATAAAGCGTCCATCGATCACAAGATGATGATCCGCAGGTGCCACATAGACACGTGCTGCCTGGAGCGGTTCGCCATCGACCGCGGTGCTTGCTGGAAGCGTTCCCTCGCTGTCCAGAATGCCGGCAAGGAGATTTTGATTGCCGGCTCCGACATGAACCGCGACGAGGACAGAAGCATGCAGATCAGCTGGCAACGCGCGGCAGATTTTCCGAATGACCTCGATCGAGCCTGCCGAGCCACCGATTGCGATGACATCGTGCTTTGCCATGTGACCTCCGCCGGTTGAGCGCGTTAATGGGACATTCAATGCAAAGGCCTGTCGCACCCTGCGGGTCTTTTGGACCTGCCCGCTAGACTTGGCTGCCCAGTAATTGCAGCACCCGATCCTCAAGCTCCTTCATGCTGTATGGCTTCGCCAAACGCGGGCGATCACGATGGCGTTCTTCGACCGCCCAATCGCTGTAGCCGCTGCAGAAGACGAACGGAATTGCCCTCTCGGCCAGGATATCCGCGACCTGGTAAGTGTTTCCGCCCCGAATGTTGACGTCGAGAATCGCAGCATCGATGGACGCTTCGGTGGCCAGCTGCAAGGCAGCGTCCAGTCTTGCCGCAGGGCCAATGACCTCGGCGCCGAGGTCAAGAAGCGTTTCCTCGATCATCAGAGCAATGGTCATCTCGTCTTCCACGACGAGCACCCGACGGCCTTCCGCAATGCGATGATCAGACATTCAGTCTTTCGTTGGTGCTGCCGGCAGGAGCTCTCCCACCTCCGAAGTGAAGGGCAGGACGATTGTGCATACCACGCCGCCTGGCGGAAAGCTGCGGAGCACCTCCGCATCAAACTCGAAACCCAGGGAGCGTTCGATCAAGGTGGTCCCGAAGCCTCTTCTCGCGGGCGCTCCCGGAACGGGGGGGCCGCCAGATTCGGTCCAGCTCAACCGCAACTGCCTATCGGGACTGCCTGTCACCGACCAGGAGACGGCAAGTTGGCCCTTGGGGTCCGACAACGAACCGTACTTCGCCGCGTTGCTGGCCAATTCGTGGATCGCCATTGCCACCGAGAGACCAGCCTTCGGAGTAAGAGCGATGGGGGGGCCGTCGATGCGGAGATCCCGACCTTGGTAAGGCTCCAGTTCGGTATCGACAAGATCGCGAAGAGTTCCGACGCTGCCTGCGCCGCGATTGGTGAGCAGGCTGTGGGCGCGGGTGATCGCTGCGATGCGGCCCGCGATTGTCTCGCTGAACGCTTCCGGTGAAGGATTTGCCTTGAGGGTCTGGGCGACGATCGAGGATACGATCGCCAGGATGTTCTTCACGCGGTGATCGAGCTCGCCTAGAAGCAAAGCGGCTCGTTCCTCGGCGCGCTTGCGTTCGTCGATTCCCAACGTGACCGAGATAACGCTGCTGGCGTGCCCATCGCTGTCACCAAGAACGGTGACGCTGTCATGCACCCACACGGTCGTTCCGTCCACGCGCCGAATGCGGTATTCGGCCTCAAATGGCTGTCCGTCGCCGGTCGCTTGGTTGAAGCGCTCGGTGATCTCCTTGGCTTCATCGGAATTGATGAGGTCCTGCCGGCGGAGCCGCTGCAATTCTCCCGCGGACCGACCGGCCATCTTCTCGAACGCTGTGTTAGTCAGAAGAAACTGGCCGGCGGCGTTCGTTTCGGCCACACCCACCGTAGCCTGGTTGACGATCGCGCTGAAGCGTCTCTCACTGACGCCTCTGGCCCGCTCGGCGTCCTTGCGCTCCGTCACGTCGATGAAGGTAATGACGACACCATCGACAACCCGCTCGATACTGCGGTACGGGCGGATGCGCATGACGAACGTTGCACCCCGGTCGTGCAGTTCGAGCTCGCGCTCCATGACGGTGAGCTCCCGCAGCACCTTCGCCACGTCGCGCCGCAGATCGTCATAGGCCAGCAGGCTGACGATATCCGTCAGAGGTCGGCCCCGATCGTTCTCCCGCAGGCTGAAGATGTCCGCCATGCCTGGGGTGAAGTTCTTGATCCGGAGATTTTCGTCGAGGAAGATCGTGGCGATTTGCGTGCTGTCCAGCAGGTTCTGCAGATCGCTGTTGAGGATAGAGAGAAGGTCGTTCTTCGCCATCATCTCGGCGTTGACCGTCTGCAGCTCCTCATTGATCGACTGCATTTCTTCCTTCGAGGTCTGCAGCTCCTCATTGGTAGACTGCAGTTCTTCGTTGACCGACTGGTACTCCTCAGCCGACGACTTCATTTCCTCGTTCGCTGTTTCGAGATCGCCTATCGTTGCGTGCAACTGCGCTCTCGCTGAGCGGAGCTCCTCGTCAGCAACCTGGGCTTCCGGGCTTCGCAAGCTCCCGTCTGCAGCCCGCGACGGCTCTACCGCCGCCGTGCGAATCTCCTGGAACGCAACGACGTAAACCTGTTCGCCGCCGGTGTTTTGCACCGGCTCGACGATAACGTTCAGCATGCGTTGCCGACCCTCGACGACAACGGACACGTTGTCGATCACCACCCCTTCTCCGGTCTGCACCACGGACTGCAACGCCGTACGAACCGCGATACGCAGGTTTTTGCGCAGGTTGGAAAGAAGGCTCAGGCTGGCAACGCCGGCGGAAGGTTCCAGGTATCTGGCAACTTCCCCGCCTGAATAACGCAGGATGTTGCTCTGGCGATCGACGACGAGGAACACGGGCGAGTGCCTCGCCAAGGCAATGCGTACGGCGCGATCGATCCGGTCCCCCGACTCCCGACCAAGGTCGCCGGCAAGGCGGTTCGGGGCGGGCGCCTGCGAGGGCATTGGCATGGTTGGGAACGCCGCATCCCCGTCCCGGCGCTGGAAGATGTGCGCGGCCTTGTCCCGAAGCGTGAAGAGCTGGGCGTGCGCGCTTATACCTTCCGATAGCCCAAGAAAAAGCAGGCCATTGGACTTTAGGGCATAGTGAAACGTGCGCAGGACACGATCCTGCAAGTCGACGTCCATGTAGATCATGACGTTGCGACAGGAAATGATGTCCAACCTGGAGAATGGTGGATCTTTCGTCACATTGTGGACGGAGAAGATACACATCCCGCGGATTTGCCGGGTCGGGCGGAACGCACCCTCGTCTTCATAAAACCAACGCTCAAGGCGTTCGGGTGAGATACCGGTGGTGCGCAGGTAGCGCCCCGTCCTGGCAATCTCGATAGCCTTGTCGTCGATGTCGGTGCCAAAGATCTGCACGTCCACAGGTGTGCCGCGCGCGTCGATTATCTCTCGAATAGTGATGGCGAGGCTGTAAACCTCCTCGCCGGTCGAACAGGCCGGCGCCCAGACACGCAGGGATTGCGCGCCTCCGTCGAGAATGGCGGCGATGGCCGCCGACAGGCCGTGAAAGGCCTCCGGGTCGCGGAAGAATTCAGTGACCCCGATGAGCAGGTCCCGGAACAGCAACTCCGGCTCCCCGGGGTCTTCCCGAAGAAACTTGATGTAGGCAGGGACGCTGTCGGTTTGCAGGACCTGCATGCGGCGCTGGATGCGGCGGGTGACCGTCTTGATCTTGTATTTCGCGAAATCGTGCCCCGTCTTGGCGCGCAGGACCGATAGAACAGTCGCCAGGTGCTCCGCGGCGTCGGTGCGCGTGCCGTCGCCGTCTTTGCGGTTCGCTACCCGGGTTAGGTGATCGCGGTAATCGATCAACTTGGCTGCCATCTCTTCTACGGGCAGCACATAATCGACAAGACCTGTCGCCACCGCGCTTTGCGGCATGCCCGGCATGGCATGGTGGTCGAATTCAGCTTGCGCGATCGTCAAGCCGCCGCTTTCCTTGACGGCAGCGAGCCCGGCCGACCCGTCGCTCCCCACGCCCGACAAGATGATCGAAACGGCATTGTCGCCCTGGTCTTTGGCGAGGGATGCGAAGAAGGAATCGATGGGCCGACGATTTGCCCGTGGTGGCGCGGGTTTGAGAACGCGCAAGTGGCCGGCTTCGATCGTCAAGGTAGCGTCCGGCGGGATGACGTAGACATGGTTGGGATCGACACGCATCCCGTCCCGCGCTTCGACCACTGGGATCGGCGCACCCCGGCCCAATATGTCGGTCAGAACGCTCTCATGATCCGGAGAGAGGTGCTGCACCAGTACAAATGCCATTCCGCTGTCTGGAGATAAGTGCTCGAAGAACACCTTGAACGCCTCGAGGCCGCCCGCGGAAGCGCCGATACCGACAATCAACCCGGCAGCCGGAGGCTTGTTCTCTTCTTCGTCCATGGCGGCGCAACTCTAGCCTCTTTACCAGGTTCCTGCAGGGCTTCGGCGAACACCTCCCTTCGGGAGACCGATCGGTCAGTATGAACGAGTGCAGTTCAAGACGGGCTAACTTCAACCACATGACAAGCGTGCCGGCCAACAGCAGCGGGCGGCCGACACCGTCATAGCAGAGTTGCAGACGGCAAAGCTGGCAATACCGATCGTGCGTCATCCCCACCTGGGGCGAAGCCTATCAGAGACGGGTGAGCGAGTTGGAAAGCCTGTCTGGGTATCGTGACTGCGCGATGAGGCGATGGAAGCAATCGGCGACCGGATCATCGTTGCGCCTCGCGGACCACAGTGGCGCAAACTTGAACCTCACGGCGATCAGGCGCGGATATAGGCGTCATGTTCGGCGAATGCAAAAACCCCACCTCGTGATGAGATGGGGTTTTCGATGTCTTTGGTTGCGGGGGCAGGATTTGAACCTACGACCTTCAGGTTATGAGCCTGACGAGCTACCGGGCTGCTCCACCCCGCGTCAAAACGAAGACGCGGCGTCGATGCTTGCGCACCAACGCCGCGCGCTGAATGTCTTTGTAAAGAAGGATATCCTTAACAGGCCCGGCAACGACCTACTCTCCCGGGTCTTGAGACACAGTACCATCAGCGCTGAGAAGTTTAACGGCCGAGTTCGGGATGGGATCGGGTTCTGGCTTCTCGCTCAAGCCACCGGGCCGGCGAAGGATATTGGCAAGCAAAAATGATGTTTCGTTTGTCGCGTCGTCGTTTGCCCTGGTTGAGATGAACCAAGCGATGAGCGCGTTGTTCGCATTGTTGTAAGTGTGCGGACATTGATCATGAGAACGATCAAGCCGATCGAGCAATTAGTACCGGTAAGCTGAGCACATTACTGCACTTACACACCCGGCCTATCAACGTGGTCGTCTTCCACGGCTCTCAAGGGATATCTAGTTTTGAGGTGGGTTTCCCGCTTAGATGCATTCAGCGGTTATCCCGACCGTACATAGCTACCCTGCACTGCGGCTGGCGCCACAACAGGTCCACCAGAGGTACGTCCACCCCGGTCCTCTCGTACTAAGGGCAGATCCTCTCAAATATCCTACACCCACGGCAGATAGGGACCGAACTGTCTCACGACGTTCTGAACCCAGCTCACGTACCACTTTAATCGGCGAACAGCCGAACCCTTGGGACCTTCTCCAGCCCCAGGATGTGATGAGCCGACATCGAGGTGCCAAACGATTCCGTCGATATGGACTCTTGGGAATCATCAGCCTGTTATCCCCGGCGTACCTTTTATCCGTTGAGCGATGGCCCTTCCACGCGGGACCACCGGATCACTATGGCCGTCTTTCGACTCTGCTCGACTTGTCAGTCTCGCAGTCAGGCAGGCTTATGCCATTGCACTCAACGAGCGATTTCCGACCGCTCTGAGCCCACCTTCGCACGCCTCCGTTACTCTTTGGGAGGCGACCGCCCCAGTCAAACTGCCTGCCATGCGCTGTCTCGGACCCGGATGACGGGTCGCGGTTAGACATCCATGACGATAAGGGTGGTATTTCAAGGATGACTCCACCAAAGCTGGCGCCTCGGCTTCAAAGTCTACCACCTATCCTACACATGCCGACACGAATGCCAGCGCAAAGCTACAGTAAAGGTGCACGGGGTCTTTCCGTCTGACCGCAGGAACCCCGCATCTTCACGGGGAATTCAATTTCACTGAGTTGATGCTGGAGACAGCGGGGAAGTCGTTACGCCATTCGTGCAGGTCGGAACTTACCCGACAAGGAATTTCGCTACCTTAGGACCGTTATAGTTACGGCCGCCGTTTACCGGGGCTTCAATTCGGTGCTTGCACACCTCCTTTTAACCTTCCGGCACCGGGCAGGCGTCAGACCCTATACGTCATCTTGCGATTTCGCAGAGCCCTGTGTTTTAGTTAAACAGTCGCTACCCCCTGGTCTGTGCCCCTCCCGCCTGGTTGCCCAGACAGAAGGCCTCCTTATCCCGAAGTTACGGAGGTAAATTGCCGAGTTCCTTCAGCATCATTCTCTCAAGCGCCTTGGTATACTCTACCAGTCCACCTGTGTCGGTTTAGGGTACGGTCTAATGTTGGAGCTATTTCCTGGAACCCCTTGGAAGCCAGATCAATCCAATAAGATCTGACAGCGTACGGGATCCGTCACTACCAACTGGCTGAGGAATATTCACCTCATTCCCATCGACTACGCCTTTCGGCCTCGCCTTAGGGGCCGGCTAACCCTGCGGAGATTAACTTTACGCAGGAACCCTTGGACTTTCGGCGACAGTGTCTTTCACACTGTTTGTCGTTACTCATGTCAGCATTCGCACTTCCAATACCTCCAGCAGCCCTCACGGGTCCGCCTTCGTTGGCTTATGGAACGCTCCGCTACCGCTTGCACAAAGTGCAAACCTTAAGCTTCGGCTCGTGGCTTGAGCCCCGATACATTTTCGGCGCAGGAACCCTTATTTAGACCAGTGAGCTGTTACGCTTTCTTTAAAGGATGGCTGCTTCTAAGCCAACCTCCTGGTTGTTTTGGGATTCCCACATCCTTTCACACTTAGCCACGAATTAGGGGCCTTAGCTGTAAGTCAGGGTTGTTTCCCTCTCCACGACGGACGTTAGCACCCGCCGTGTGTCTCCCGCGCAGTACTTCTGGGTATTCGGAGTTTGGTTAGGATCGGTAATGCGGTAAGCACCCCTTGCCCATCCAGTGCTCTACCCCCCAGAGTATTCACGCGAGGCGCTACCTAAATAGCTTTCGCGGAGAACCAGCTATTTCCGAGTTTGATTGGCCTTTCACCCCTAGCCACAAGTCATCCGAGACTTTTTCAACAGGCACCGGTTCGGTCCTCCAGTAAGTGTTACCTTACCTTCAACCTGCTCATGGCTAGATCACCCGGTTTCGGGTCTAATCCGACGAACTGAACGCCCTGTTCAGACTCGCTTTCGCTGCGCCTACGCCTATCGGCTTAAGCTTGCTCGTCAGATTAAGTCGCTGACCCATTATACAAAAGGTACGCGGTCACTCAGGACGAACCTTGAGCTCCCACTGTTTGTAAGCATTCGGTTTCAGGTGCTATTTCACTCCCCTTGTCGGGGTGCTTTTCACCTTTCCCTCACGGTACTTGTTCACTATCGGTCGCTGAGGAGTACTTAGGCTTGGAGGGTGGTCCCCCCACGTTCAGACAGGATTTCACGTGTCCCGCCTTACTCATGTCTCTCTTGGTCTCGTATCCGTACGGGGCTATCACCCATTAATGCGTGGTTTCCCAACCACTTCCGGTTAATTCCAAGAAAGCACTGGCCTGGTCCGCGTTCGCTCGCCACTACTAACGGAGTCTCGTTGATGTCCTTTCCTCCAGGTACTTAGATGTTTCAGTTCCCTGGGTTAGCTTTGAACCCCTATGTATTCAGGGCTCAATACCTTCATTTGACAATTCGTAGTGCAACATCAGCCCGGAGATTGCTCCCTGGACTGGCGTCACAATACGAATTGTCGAAGGTGGGTTTCCCCATTCGGAAATCCACGGATCAAAGCTCATTCGCAGCTCCCCATGGCTTATCGCAGCGTATCACGTCCTTCATCGCCTCTCAGCGCCAAGGCATCCACCGAATGCTCTTAAGGCACTTGATCGTTCTCATGATCGATGTCCGCAAGCTACCAGCCTGCGCACATATGATCAGAAAGACCATTTTTGCTTGCCGAATAGACCCGAGTAAGACGAGCGCAGCTGGTGGCCGCACCTCGAATGTCGCTGGGTAGCGACGTCCTCAAATCTATTCCCTCTTCACAATGACAAACAGCGTTACCCATCGCCATTCAAAGAACGACAATCAGCAAAACCTGAATTTCCGGGCGTTATTGGTGGAGCCTGTCGGGATCGAACCGACGACCTGAAGCTTGCAAAGCTACCGCTCTCCCAACTGAGCTAAGGCCCCGAAAGGGACGAACCTCTCGAAGAGCTGGTGGGCCTGGGAGGATTTGAACCTCCGACCTCACGCTTATCAAGCGCGCGCTCTAACCAACTGAGCTACAGGCCCAAGGCATGCGGTCCGAACGTGACGTTCGGACGCGGCCAAAGACCTAAAGCGTTGGCCCAGAATGCGAGGAGACATGGCCATATGCCATATCGATCCAGCGCATTCGCCCGGAAAAGAAAGAGAAACGAAGACGGCGAAGTTCCGCATGTCGGGACCTGATCTGGTCCCTTTTGTTCAAAGGGGATCGAATGGTCCGATCATGACCCGAAGATCATGCTCTCGCCGAAAGATCCGACCTTAGAAAGGAGGTGATCCAGCCGCAG includes these proteins:
- a CDS encoding cytochrome P450 gives rise to the protein MPFGAGARHCIGRHQAEYLLTRFLSTVIREFELVPVHDVAVTFSATVSVTPSRSLGDSVSLSSRSPRQSCGFSQFHGS
- a CDS encoding chemotaxis protein CheB, with the translated sequence MAKHDVIAIGGSAGSIEVIRKICRALPADLHASVLVAVHVGAGNQNLLAGILDSEGTLPASTAVDGEPLQAARVYVAPADHHLVIDGRFIRLGSGPRENMARPAIDPLFRSAGISAGPRAIGVLLSGMLNDGASGLADLKRCGGVTVVQSPLDAVEGEMPRTALLASDVDYRASAGDLAALLIRLVQEEAGPELAPPANVALEVAIAMGRPSDTPIIAEIADPVPLNCPGCGGTLSQIRRSPLRFRCQVGHGYTAEALAHEQEGSVDEALRIALRVIGERAVLMEKMALDALQAGRTAAAATFEGRAQEYRGSAAVLAGAGLKG
- a CDS encoding response regulator — protein: MSDHRIAEGRRVLVVEDEMTIALMIEETLLDLGAEVIGPAARLDAALQLATEASIDAAILDVNIRGGNTYQVADILAERAIPFVFCSGYSDWAVEERHRDRPRLAKPYSMKELEDRVLQLLGSQV
- a CDS encoding chemotaxis protein CheB — encoded protein: MDEEENKPPAAGLIVGIGASAGGLEAFKVFFEHLSPDSGMAFVLVQHLSPDHESVLTDILGRGAPIPVVEARDGMRVDPNHVYVIPPDATLTIEAGHLRVLKPAPPRANRRPIDSFFASLAKDQGDNAVSIILSGVGSDGSAGLAAVKESGGLTIAQAEFDHHAMPGMPQSAVATGLVDYVLPVEEMAAKLIDYRDHLTRVANRKDGDGTRTDAAEHLATVLSVLRAKTGHDFAKYKIKTVTRRIQRRMQVLQTDSVPAYIKFLREDPGEPELLFRDLLIGVTEFFRDPEAFHGLSAAIAAILDGGAQSLRVWAPACSTGEEVYSLAITIREIIDARGTPVDVQIFGTDIDDKAIEIARTGRYLRTTGISPERLERWFYEDEGAFRPTRQIRGMCIFSVHNVTKDPPFSRLDIISCRNVMIYMDVDLQDRVLRTFHYALKSNGLLFLGLSEGISAHAQLFTLRDKAAHIFQRRDGDAAFPTMPMPSQAPAPNRLAGDLGRESGDRIDRAVRIALARHSPVFLVVDRQSNILRYSGGEVARYLEPSAGVASLSLLSNLRKNLRIAVRTALQSVVQTGEGVVIDNVSVVVEGRQRMLNVIVEPVQNTGGEQVYVVAFQEIRTAAVEPSRAADGSLRSPEAQVADEELRSARAQLHATIGDLETANEEMKSSAEEYQSVNEELQSTNEELQTSKEEMQSINEELQTVNAEMMAKNDLLSILNSDLQNLLDSTQIATIFLDENLRIKNFTPGMADIFSLRENDRGRPLTDIVSLLAYDDLRRDVAKVLRELTVMERELELHDRGATFVMRIRPYRSIERVVDGVVITFIDVTERKDAERARGVSERRFSAIVNQATVGVAETNAAGQFLLTNTAFEKMAGRSAGELQRLRRQDLINSDEAKEITERFNQATGDGQPFEAEYRIRRVDGTTVWVHDSVTVLGDSDGHASSVISVTLGIDERKRAEERAALLLGELDHRVKNILAIVSSIVAQTLKANPSPEAFSETIAGRIAAITRAHSLLTNRGAGSVGTLRDLVDTELEPYQGRDLRIDGPPIALTPKAGLSVAMAIHELASNAAKYGSLSDPKGQLAVSWSVTGSPDRQLRLSWTESGGPPVPGAPARRGFGTTLIERSLGFEFDAEVLRSFPPGGVVCTIVLPFTSEVGELLPAAPTKD